The genomic DNA agagagcgagagatgaggtAGATCAATCGATWTTTTATGTCGGAGCGCTCCGGAAACTGCTGTGGGGAGCGCAAAGGCAATCAGACAGGCTGTCCAGGTTTGTCGACCTAGTCTCCAGAAATCCATAATGAAGTGGGACATGAAGCCTCGCTGCATATTGATAGTGTCGTCTAAGCCTCCAGAGCAAACACCTTACAGGGGGATTAAAACAGTAGAGGCCCCTCACATCATGTcacaatatatacatgtaaattaTCTACGGTACACCACTTTCAAACACACAAATGTATAGCATCAGGTGTACAgaaattacacagacacacacgtagacacagacaaatagaaacaaacagAAATGGCACACCTTTGACACAAACGTCTGTTGGGCTAGTAGCTGATTAAGCAATAGAGTTCCCCTAAATTTTTGGTAATCAAGAATACAATCTTACTTGGACGTACAGTGTRGAATACTTTGAGTAATTACTACAGTACTTGAATTGGCCCGGCTTCCCGAACCCAGATTAAGCCTGTAACTGGACTTAAAAGCATCCTCAACAGAGATTCACCGTTGAGCATGTGTTTTAGTCCAGGAGTAATCTGTGTCCAGAGAACCCACCCACGTACTCTTAAACTACATGATGTCATAATGCATAATGCTCTTGGtcgatgtacagtacagtagttatttGATGCACTAATTAATGTCTATGAACTCATCTCCACAGTATTCCCTTACTAGAGAACACTAATTGCTATAATACCATACTGTACGGCAGTGATAATCTTAGTGGCAACTTAATCCAGTGTATTATACAGCCTAAACCCACATTATGTCTGTATACTttgcatgtaggctactgtaagtGTGCCACTAACTAGGTGGACATATCCTGGTTCCCAATGTGCAATTCCCAATGTACCACTYCATATAATCAAGAAAACAAGTGGTAGATCTATTCCAGTATCACCAAGCCAATTGATATGTTAATCGCTACTGCCCCGATCTTAAACAAACGCACcgtagactcacacacacacaaatcagcacatactcacacatacacataaataCATGTTTACCTTGTAACTCCGCCCCCCAACAACAACatatgtgcatgtgtgcttgAGAATAGCTGAATCGTATTGGACGGCTGCATCTGTATGCTTATTTGCACTGAGGCTATGTCTGCAGTTATCATGAATTATCATGAATGAGTAACTGCAGTTATTTGTCAGCTTGGAGATTTGGGcgaaaggagggaggggtgaggaatGGATGGCACAGACAAATAATCACTGACGGTGGTAGGAGGCCCACACATCATAGTGACTCTATGACCATCCCCAGAGCGTTAGTACAAACACCAATACAGATTCATCCACTTAACACTACGGAATGAAGCCAGAACACAGTTCTCTCACCAAGCAGAGGCTCCGTCGGAGGCTCCTTTAAGAGGGAGAAATGTAACCAAAGGCAAATCGTTAACTAGAATTTRCCCAAACTTGTAATTAGGCTGACATCTATTGGGTGGACAATGGCAACATTGTGGgctgcaaatgtacaaaacactTCAAATTGCCACTGATGGATTCTGCGATATGGAGTGAGCGATGATATATGTGTGATCCCATTGTGTGACAACGGCAACATTGTGGGCTGCAGACAAAACACTTGAAATGGCCACTGTGATGGAATCTGCCATGTGGAGAGAGTGATGACTAATGATATGTGGATGATGATAGGCCTATTTGACAGTACAATTCTCATAGAATTTAGACAATAGAATAATCATGAAATGTCAACAGTTCAGCAATCACGATGTTGGATTAAGATTCATGTTCTGTTTTGCATTGGGACTTTACCGCGTTATTATAATCTAGTCATGCATCCTCACCTATCTGAAATACAATGCGTTTGAAAAAATGTTGTACTGAATTGAGATGATATGATATGTGTGATTCAAAGCGCCACACATCCAGGAATCCGACATTGGGCAGGCAGGTTTTGTTCCATAGTGAATTCCAGCAAATTAACAAAAGTAAATTAGGACCTTAAGTGTAATTAAAGCTATATATCTGAGACTAAAAGACGAACACTGGAATGCACTCTAAGGAAAAGAGAGCGGATCAGACAAAGGTGCACacgaacactcacacacacagttagatgTCCACTGACATCTTTCTTTGACCATACTTAAAGTGATCATTTTACAGAATGACATGTtgttttccttaccctgtaagcagtctacggacaaggtatgacagcaacccgTGCTTTAGTTTTGTTcaactttttagcatttgtggcacaaatccaatgcaagtcaatgggaACAACGTTAACATTGTCATGCTTCATTGTCCAAATCATCTCTAAGTAACTACATTGAGTTACAAAACCAATTTTaagatactttaggatgatttggacataTACTAATGTTGTTCGCATTGACTTTGATTGGATTCGTGCCACTAATGCTAAACGGTTAGCAGTTGAAACAYRGgcaaggtaaacaaaaccaaagRatgggttgctgtcataccttgtacaTAGACRgcttacagggtaaggaatcCAATATGTCTCACTATCCCTCTAAGAGGGGTTACCATCACCAATATTTCTCTAACAATCACTTTGCAATCTGCTCTACGACTATATTAGGCCTACAATCATAGTAACATGGTTCCAGAATTTTCATGAATAACCAAAACGTGAAAACCGCGCTCTTGAAGAGACAATGGCCAATAATTGTTAATAAATGTAAGTGTTTCGACATGAGAATAGCACACAGGTGTGATAAAGCAGATGCTGCCTAACTATAGTAAAAGGGTTGTATCGTGGTGTCTTAAAGTGTTCACCCCTGTTGAGGAAGCGTTSGGCTGAGTTACCTTGACGAATGCGTCTCCATCCCCCTTGTCCGCCTGCTGGGCGATGAGGGCAATTTGCCTCGCCTTCTCTGCCCGACGGCGCACATTGGTCAGGCAGGAGAACAGGCACACCAGCAAGAGGAGGACCAGGAAGCCCAGTAAGGAGAGGATTGCAACATACAGCGTGGGTAACTTATAAgctaaaagagagagggaggatggaggaaggaaAGGGAAGACAAGGAGGAAAGGAACAccaagaaaagaggagagatgaatgaCGGGGGAGGTGAATGTGGAGAGTTCCAACATGAAAACAATAGAGTGAAATAGACAGTTCCATCGATGACaataagaagaaagagaaaggaaagaccATTAAAAGGGGTGATACATGGATCCATATGTTAAAGGCCTAGTCTCCCTGACAACCCACGGTTTACCTTCTACCTCCAGGTAGATGTTGGTCACAGGAAACCCCAACAGGTCTGTCACTCTGAAGAGCCCCATGTCACTGAACCGGACCCTCTCCAGAATGCACATGGAGCCTTCTACAGTCAGCCTGCCGTCCAGTGATGGGTCCACCGGCACCACTAGCTCTCCTTGCTCCAGTATGACCCGGTCCTTCCGGTCCCAGTCTGGAGTGTACAGGAGGTTGACTTTGGTGTGGTCCACAAACAGGTTGATCTTCAAAGTACTGCCATATGATAGGTGGACGAAGTTCTGGTGCTCTTTGGAACAAAGGGGCGAGATAAAAAAGGATCAAAGTTGTCAAATAGTTCTGTTTGCGCTTACCTTGGCCTGTGTCTTTCAAGCTTTGTCAACCATATTTTGGGCACACCACTAACCACAATTTCAAAACCCCTGGATAAAGTATAATCTCCCTTCCATCTCTGGCATTAACCACTCCCTCTCTGACTTTGGTTTTCCTCATCTCACCTTTAACGTTAAGGCATGACCTCCTCCTGACTTTCCCGTCGCGGTCCAGTACGGTGAAGCTACCTTCGTCTGTCCCCTGCACCATGCTTAGAGTCACCCTTTTCTCTGACACACTCAGACGGCCCTTGTACTCTTCCGCGGGGATGGAAGTCTGGTTGAGAAGCACCACCGCCGGTGGCTCCGTGGTCTGATTGGCCTGGGCTTGACTGGGCCTGAACTCCAGGGTGATAGGGCCCSAGATGTCGCTGAGTGGGATGTGGTATGTCTCACCGTACTTGACCACCTGCTCCAGCGCGCAATCTGCCAGGgaacacacaacagcacagtTCTATCACTCTGGGCTCAGGGGGAGTATTTTATTCCTATACAGTTGCACTTGCATCAGAACAGTGATCGTAATCGATTGCAGGCAAAAATGCAAGAAACTCTCATTTAGATCGATATCTGCGTCTAAGTTACATTGTTTGTGCAGAGTTAGGATACAARCTTAGACAGTGAATGTATTGGATAAACACCGATAAGAAGGAGGATACAAACAAGTCGATTGCAACATTAGAAGAAAAGTTTGAAGAATMAAACGGACAGAAGATGATTTAACTGTACAGTAATTAGAAGAACAGTACCCCTGACAAGGAGGAGGATGTGTTTGACATCGGCAGGCGCCCCGGTGTTCTTGATCATGTACATGCCCTCGTCCTCCTCCCCCACATCCTCCAGGATGAGGTGCTTGAGGGAGTTAAGCTGGGCCCGGTGGCCCACCACCCGCCCGTCCCTCATCAGGGCCACCTCGGCGGTTGGATTGGAGGCGGGCTTGAAGAGAACCTCAGTGCTGTCTAGGGATGGGAGTGGGATGTGCACATCCTCGCCGAAAAAAGCWATCTTGTGTTCTTCTTTGACTGAAGACAGAGAATGGAAAAGAGGTGGAGATTGATAAGGGGACTCAAGGGTATAAGGAATAGTATGTCCGAATCAGGGAAACGTTAGTGATGGTATTCATACTCAATCTTCAGGTTTTGACAGTCACAGACAGAATAAACTGTAGATCATGCGTGACTTTACCTTTCAGGGATGCAGTCAGAACTGTAGTGTAAAAGAGAGGTTTATTTTAGCATTACTTTATGTTCTTTGTCAAAMATCCTTCAAGAAGTTYGAAATGCTTTGTTCTGCTGGAAGAGAAACCACAGAACTTGGCAAATATCTCAAAGCGTTTGCAATGTAAATGCCCTACATTCTCACcgccaaaaatagaactgctgtCAAKAACATCAAACCCTCCATAAATTAACGAGGGGGAAAAAAGGAACAGATAATAAATGAATTGTGTACTCATGTGAATAAAATCTGATGTAATCATGTGACTGTGTCAAACTTTGCTTTATGCTCTTTCAACCTCTCAACCTAAATCCCTGGTGACTAATTCTCCAATATGCTTACCAGTGCAGAACACGGCTCCAAACACYGCAACACCAATTATTTTCATCTTGATTGAAtctctgaaaacaccaaataaAAAGTGTTTTTTTACAGCAGGATATTGCTTACCTAAATATGGATTTAATTATTGTACATGCATGTAGAGATATGAAGATTCACTAAACATAATAGGGTATAGTTTAAATCTGGACATGAAGAGCTCATATTCAATAATCTACTCCCAGGAAATTCTACTGTAACTGAAGAAAAAAAGCCAAGGTGTCTGCAGTGGTATTGACATCATTTCCTGGGGTTAACAGGACTGGCTTGTAGTTCCCCAGGGCATTAGTCAGCTCTTTTGTATGATGATGAGGCTGACCACCATTAGACTAGAGTGGACATGAGCCCAGGCTCAGACCACCATTCTGCTTACAGTGGCAGGAGATGGGAAGGAGAAGGAGTTTTAAGTGGCTCCAAAGATCTAGCGTACAACCATGAAAGAACACKGAGTGCTGTTTAATAAGCATTCTCTCTTTCAGCGGCATAAATTATGAAATTACAGCACTAGCTCTTCCCTATTTGCYTCTCATATTCAGGACAATCAAAGTGTAGCCAGAGTTTTGAAAGCAATTGATTTCCAATGGGTTGTGTTTAGTATCTGAGAAGAAGGATGCTAATCTACGTTCGAGTGAAGCTTMCCTTGAGCCTGTCGCATGCAATAACAATGTACATCAATCAGAACTCTGAAAGGTCAGGAGTCTATTTAACAAATGCAGAGCTGAAATTGTTCACCCCAATTTCTCGCACATATATCATCAGTATGACATCCCCGTGTCGCTCTTCCTCCACTACACACTCTCGCGCGAGCAGCATCSTCTTTCTTGTTCTATCTCTCAGTAAAACAGTGTGCAGTCTATACACCGGTGGTGCGACAAGGGTGTGTCACGCTCCGCTGCATGGGCTGTTCCAACAAGATAATACACAGCTGTGGTAATGATGATGACTATACTGCCCTGAGGAATCTGAAAGACATAGAGGAGACTCCTCCTCACTCCAGTTAGGATTTGTATTCTGTCTTCAGTACAGTGAATATGTGACCATACCAAACACTTACTCAGCGACTACGCTAAATTTGCCATCTGTCGTTRCCATTAATTARGAAGCCTAACGATTGGGTGTCCTGTCAGGGTGTCCACGTATTAACGCATTGGGCAGGACATCAAACGAATAATGAAGAATCACCAATTTCACATTGAACTACCATTCGTTCATCAATTACATAAACGATtgaggggggagagggtggggggacGAACCCTCATAGTGTTTGTTCTGGTGTTCATTGTAAGGATATAGGRTACAATCTGAAGATGCAGAGAGGGCGTTCAACCTTCCCAAATAGCATAAGTAGCCTATGAAATGCTGCCTGGTGCCCAACAATAGTCATTTTTTCCCGtttctattttctattattaGCCTTTGTTTATGGGAAGTGCTATWCTCTACATGTAAAATAATAATGATGTTTGTGTTCTAGGTGAATATGAAGGTAATTACTGTCATCCTACCCGATTCTGCTGCGCTATTACCGGTAACACGCCCTAAATCACGCATATTAGATATAGCTYTTAGACATGCATAAAACAAACAGCCAAATTACCAGCCAGCAAACGAAAAAACGGCCAAATTTAACCCATACATTTCCCGGTCAAATAAAAAACCGCTAGAACTGAGCAGATACCAATGAATCATGATTCGATGCTGGTAAATACCTTTCAGACAGGCTTGGATCCGGAAGCAGCAGATGGAACGGGCGGGGTATAAGAAGTAGGGTTTTCTGCtaaattcgttttttttcttcttaataccgtcgccctctccctcacccccaaCCCGTCAAATAAAGGGACTTCAATGGTGTTACGAATCGGGATTATCTGGAGAGCTTCGGTAGGTGTCGGTTTGTGGTCTATTAATGATCGGTGGAGCTCGTGCAATTTCGTTAGAATCCGGACTCCGGAGGTTCGGCTCTGCATTATTTCCCGttataaactaggtggttcgagccctgaatgctgattggctgacagccatggtatatcagaccatatactgttaaaggtccccaaagcacacacatccctgggtcgctcctcttttcagttcgctgcagctagcgactggaacgagctgcaacaaacattcaatctggacagttttatctcaatctcttcattcaaagactcaatcatggacactcttattgacagttgtggctgctttgtgtgatgtattgtctctaccttcttgctatttgtgctgttgtctgtgcccaataatgtttgtaccatgttttgtgcccctaccatgttgttgttatggtgtgttgccaccatgctgtgttttttatttatttaattttttatttcacttttatttaaccaggtaggccagttgagaacaagttttcatttacaactgcgacctggccaagataatgcaaagcagtgcgacaaaaacaacaacacagagttacacataaacaaacgtacagtcaataacacaatagaaaaatatatgtacagtgtgtgcaaatgtagaagattagggaggtaaggcaataaataggccatagaggcgaaataattacaatttagcattaacactggagttatAGATGTGCAaacgatgatgtgcaagtagagatactggggtgcaaaagagcaaaaagataaataacaatatggggatgaggtagttgggtgtgctatttacagattggctgtgtacaggtacagtgatcggtaagctgttctgacagctgatgcttaaagttagagagggagatataagtctccagcttcagtgatttttgcaattcattccagtcattggcagcagagaactggaaggaaaggcggccaaagtaggtgttggctttggggatgaccagtgaaatacacctgctggagcgcgtgctacgggtgggtgttgctatggtgaccagataaggcggggctttacctagcaaagacttatagatgacctggatccagtgggtttggcgacgaatatgtagcgaaggccagccaacgagagcatacaggttgcagtggtgggtagtatatggggatttggtgacaaaacggatggcactgtgatagactacatccaatttgctgagtagagtgttggaggctattttgtaaatgacatcgccaaagtcatggatcggtaggatagtcagttttacgagggtatgtttggcagcatgagtgaaggatgctttgttgtgaaataggaagccgattctagataaaatgttggattggagatgcttaatgtgagtatggaaggaaagtttacagtcttaccagacacctaggtatttgtagttgttcacatattctaagtcagaaccgtccagagtagtgatgctagtcgggcaggcgggtgcgtgcagcaatcggttgaagagcatgcatttagttttacgaGCAtctaaaagcagttggaggccacggaaggagtgttgtatggcattgaagctcgtttggaggtttgttaacacagtgtccaaagaaaggccagatgtatacagaatggtgtcgtct from Salvelinus sp. IW2-2015 linkage group LG31, ASM291031v2, whole genome shotgun sequence includes the following:
- the LOC111956227 gene encoding uncharacterized protein; amino-acid sequence: MKIIGVAVFGAVFCTVLTASLKVKEEHKIAFFGEDVHIPLPSLDSTEVLFKPASNPTAEVALMRDGRVVGHRAQLNSLKHLILEDVGEEDEGMYMIKNTGAPADVKHILLLVRDCALEQVVKYGETYHIPLSDIXGPITLEFRPSQAQANQTTEPPAVVLLNQTSIPAEEYKGRLSVSEKRVTLSMVQGTDEGSFTVLDRDGKVRRRSCLNVKEHQNFVHLSYGSTLKINLFVDHTKVNLLYTPDWDRKDRVILEQGELVVPVDPSLDGRLTVEGSMCILERVRFSDMGLFRVTDLLGFPVTNIYLEVEAYKLPTLYVAILSLLGFLVLLLLVCLFSCLTNVRRRAEKARQIALIAQQADKGDGDAFVKVVQEAYTRFAEESTLTSTWDNSNATESTEVTIKGLEVSKAGRYHTLSSDKNLLEMSDSGVEFNSSGLPLDSEYETDMPQTFTSHKLVLNNSDSVAATVIPEGDQSANRNPDLAMSPSPVTQARSEAYAPEEDLMGNSTPEMTSRGAELEDLRQPTVLLSLPIKQEAH